A region of Carassius auratus strain Wakin chromosome 23, ASM336829v1, whole genome shotgun sequence DNA encodes the following proteins:
- the LOC113041552 gene encoding F-box only protein 25-like isoform X1: MPFLGQDWRSPGWSWIKTEDGWKRFEYFNHKLGDNLNELSLEELDNDKENVFVGDVCEVAAKKRKKDFFNNNTKSQFLFQERWIYVQKESTRERHGYCTLGEAFNRLDFSSAIQDVRRFDYVVKLLQLIAKSQLTSLSGAAQKNYFNVLEKIVRKVLDDHQNPRLVKALLQDLSSTLCILIREVGKSVLIGNINIWVCRLETILNWQQQLNNLQIPKQVSNGMTLSDLPLHMQSNILYKFSDACDIINLGEATPTLHMLSEDRQLWKKLCKFHFAEKQFCRHLIMSEKGHVDWKLMFFTLQKYYPQREQYGDTLQFCKHCSILFWNDRHLALIFKDSGHPCTANDPDSCLTPVSPQHFIDLFKF; this comes from the exons ATGCCGTTCTTGGGCCAAGATTGGAGATCACCAGGCTGGAGCTGGATCAAAACTGAGGACGGCTGGAAACGCTTTGAGTATTTCAACCACAAACTGGGAGACAACCTCAATGAACTTTCCTTGGAAGA ATTGGACAATGACAAGGAGAATGTCTTCGTGGGAGATGTCTGTGAAGTAGCTGccaagaagagaaaaaaagacttcttcaACAACAACACTAAGTCACAGT TTTTGTTCCAGGAGAGGTGGATCTACGTTCAGAAGGAGAGTACGCGAGAG AGGCATGGGTACTGTACGCTTGGTGAGGCCTTCAATCGTCTAGACTTTTCCAGCGCCATTCAGGATGTGAGGCGATTCGACTATGTGGTCAAA CTTCTGCAGTTGATTGCCAAATCCCAGCTGACGTCTTTGAGCGGAGCTGCTCAGAAAAACTATTTCAATGTCCTGGAGAAGATTGTGAGAAAAG TTCTGGATGACCATCAGAACCCACGACTGGTCAAGGCGTTGCTGCAGGATCTAAGCTCCACACTCTGCATCCTCATCCGAGAAGTTGGGAAGTCTGTGCTGATTGGCAACATCAACATTTGGGTCTGCCGTTTAGAAACCATCTTGAACTGGCAGCAACAGCTCAACAACTTACAAATTCCAAAG CAAGTTTCAAATGGCATGACACTGAGTGACCTCCCCTTGCACATGCAAAGCAACATCCTGTATAAGTTTAGTGATGCCTGTGACATCATCAATCTGGGGGAAGCCACACCTACACTGCACATGCTCAGTGAGGACCGGCAACTGTGGAAGAAACTCTGCAAGTTTCATTTTGCTGAGAAACAG TTCTGCAGGCACTTGATAATGTCAGAGAAGGGCCATGTGGACTGGAAGCTGATGTTCTTCACACTTCAGAAGTACTACCCTCAGAGAGAACAGTACGGAGACACGCTGCAGTTCTGCAAGCACTGTAGCATCCTCTTCTGGAAT GACAGACACCTGGCTTTGATCTTTAAG GACTCGGGACATCCTTGCACAGCGAACGATCCAGACAGCTGCCTCACCCCCGTCTCTCCTCAGCACTTCATAGACCTCTTCAAGTTCTGA
- the LOC113041552 gene encoding F-box only protein 25-like isoform X2: MPFLGQDWRSPGWSWIKTEDGWKRFEYFNHKLGDNLNELSLEELDNDKENVFVGDVCEVAAKKRKKDFFNNNTKSQFLFQERWIYVQKESTRERHGYCTLGEAFNRLDFSSAIQDVRRFDYVVKLLQLIAKSQLTSLSGAAQKNYFNVLEKIVRKVLDDHQNPRLVKALLQDLSSTLCILIREVGKSVLIGNINIWVCRLETILNWQQQLNNLQIPKQVSNGMTLSDLPLHMQSNILYKFSDACDIINLGEATPTLHMLSEDRQLWKKLCKFHFAEKQFCRHLIMSEKGHVDWKLMFFTLQKYYPQREQYGDTLQFCKHCSILFWNDSGHPCTANDPDSCLTPVSPQHFIDLFKF; this comes from the exons ATGCCGTTCTTGGGCCAAGATTGGAGATCACCAGGCTGGAGCTGGATCAAAACTGAGGACGGCTGGAAACGCTTTGAGTATTTCAACCACAAACTGGGAGACAACCTCAATGAACTTTCCTTGGAAGA ATTGGACAATGACAAGGAGAATGTCTTCGTGGGAGATGTCTGTGAAGTAGCTGccaagaagagaaaaaaagacttcttcaACAACAACACTAAGTCACAGT TTTTGTTCCAGGAGAGGTGGATCTACGTTCAGAAGGAGAGTACGCGAGAG AGGCATGGGTACTGTACGCTTGGTGAGGCCTTCAATCGTCTAGACTTTTCCAGCGCCATTCAGGATGTGAGGCGATTCGACTATGTGGTCAAA CTTCTGCAGTTGATTGCCAAATCCCAGCTGACGTCTTTGAGCGGAGCTGCTCAGAAAAACTATTTCAATGTCCTGGAGAAGATTGTGAGAAAAG TTCTGGATGACCATCAGAACCCACGACTGGTCAAGGCGTTGCTGCAGGATCTAAGCTCCACACTCTGCATCCTCATCCGAGAAGTTGGGAAGTCTGTGCTGATTGGCAACATCAACATTTGGGTCTGCCGTTTAGAAACCATCTTGAACTGGCAGCAACAGCTCAACAACTTACAAATTCCAAAG CAAGTTTCAAATGGCATGACACTGAGTGACCTCCCCTTGCACATGCAAAGCAACATCCTGTATAAGTTTAGTGATGCCTGTGACATCATCAATCTGGGGGAAGCCACACCTACACTGCACATGCTCAGTGAGGACCGGCAACTGTGGAAGAAACTCTGCAAGTTTCATTTTGCTGAGAAACAG TTCTGCAGGCACTTGATAATGTCAGAGAAGGGCCATGTGGACTGGAAGCTGATGTTCTTCACACTTCAGAAGTACTACCCTCAGAGAGAACAGTACGGAGACACGCTGCAGTTCTGCAAGCACTGTAGCATCCTCTTCTGGAAT GACTCGGGACATCCTTGCACAGCGAACGATCCAGACAGCTGCCTCACCCCCGTCTCTCCTCAGCACTTCATAGACCTCTTCAAGTTCTGA
- the LOC113041553 gene encoding protein FAM110C-like produces MLKKVQGPADVDASRILVKGPEFLRRQMERESEANKGRVSAVERLAASKPQYVKSQQVVGSTQVSVISVGSTSVSSQGSSNGHGSIKNTANVDVEDTRSPEGDSNVARRSSSKKRDSILLYRQKCELLRGSPGGSRRLIKKSLFTIKDKTNTFSEARGGECATRKATRVTLPASNDHSGEINGEPKGPPHRKVTETQEQERRSRRGVARSSSDISSRYSKNFADFDAFFKYCGLDGDVIESLGTENFSARSEDLGSKIRSISASTSDDGFSRSSDGLQEDELQETVRQGSSVVERNARIIKWLYSCRNAAESGKTLRDLD; encoded by the coding sequence ATGCTGAAGAAAGTGCAAGGCCCGGCCGACGTGGACGCGTCGCGCATTCTTGTGAAGGGTCCCGAGTTTCTGAGGAGACAGATGGAGCGAGAAAGCGAGGCGAATAAAGGACGCGTCAGTGCGGTGGAGAGGCTAGCAGCCAGTAAACCTCAATATGTGAAAAGCCAACAAGTGGTCGGTTCCACTCAGGTATCTGTCATCAGCGTTGGGTCTACCTCCGTGAGCAGCCAAGGGTCTTCGAACGGACACGGTTCCATTAAAAACACCGCTAACGTTGATGTTGAGGATACACGGTCGCCTGAAGGCGATAGTAATGTGGCGAGAAGGAGCAGCTCGAAGAAACGAGACTCGATTTTACTATACAGACAAAAGTGTGAACTCTTAAGAGGATCGCCTGGTGGGAGTAGGAGATTAATTAAAAAGTCGCTATTCACTATTAAAGACAAGACAAACACGTTTTCGGAGGCGCGCGGTGGTGAATGCGCCACACGAAAAGCCACTCGGGTAACTTTACCCGCCTCAAACGACCACTCAGGTGAGATAAACGGTGAGCCGAAAGGACCTCCTCACAGGAAAGTCACTGAAACCCAGGAGCAGGAGCGCAGGAGCCGCAGGGGGGTGGCGCGCTCCAGCTCTGACATCAGCTCGCGCTACTCAAAAAACTTCGCGGACTTCGACGCGTTCTTCAAATACTGCGGGCTCGATGGTGACGTCATCGAGTCCCTGGGCACTGAGAACTTCTCCGCGCGCTCAGAAGACCTCGGCTCCAAGATCCGGAGCATCAGTGCCTCGACTTCAGATGACGGGTTCTCGAGGAGCAGCGACGGCCTGCAGGAGGATGAGCTGCAGGAGACTGTGCGTCAGGGGTCGTCGGTGGTCGAGCGCAACGCTCGGATCATCAAGTGGCTTTACAGTTGCAGAAATGCGGCGGAGTCGGGGAAGACTCTTCGAGATCTGGATTGA